Proteins from one Juglans microcarpa x Juglans regia isolate MS1-56 chromosome 1S, Jm3101_v1.0, whole genome shotgun sequence genomic window:
- the LOC121245864 gene encoding perakine reductase-like isoform X2 yields MENRPIQIPRLELGRQGLEIECQRRYHWKKARKSNLIITRLEKVSRLGFGCYGLSGVYNSPLSHEAGRAVIQEAFDRGVTFFDTSDLYGRNHDNEIMVGKALKQLPREKIQLATKFGLVKLDWDGHGQYVARGSPVYVRACCEASLKRLEVDYIDLYYPHRIDVSVPIEDTMGELKKLVEEGKIKYIGLSEASADTIRRAHAVHPITAVQMEYALWTRDIEDEIVPVCRELGIGIVAYCPLGRGFFAGKAVLEPLPPESLLPAFLPRFSGENLEKNKNLYSRLAILAEKHACTTAQLALAWLLHQGEDIFPIPGTTKVGNIDDNIGSLSVKLSKDDLKEICEAVPFHEVFGERSAPALSQFSWKFANTPSK; encoded by the exons ATGGAGAACCGCCCCATCCAAATCCCTCGACTGGAACTTGGCCGTCAGGGACTTGAG ATCGAGTGTCAACGGAGATATCATTggaaaaaagcaagaaaaagcAATTTGATCATTACGAGACTGGAAAAA GTTTCTAGATTGGGCTTCGGGTGCTATGGACTATCCGGAGTATACAACAGTCCTCTTTCTCATGAAGCTGGACGGGCAGTTATTCAGGAAGCATTCGATAGGGGCGTCACCTTCTTTGATACGTCAGATCTCTATGGGCGTAATCATGATAATGAAATCATGGTTGGCAAG GCTTTGAAACAGCTTCCTAGAGAAAAAATTCAACTGGCTACTAAATTTGGCTTGGTCAAGTTAGACTGGGATGGACATGGTCAATATGTTGCTAGGGGCAGCCCTGTATACGTCCGGGCATGCTGTGAAGCCAGTCTTAAGCGGCTTGAGGTCGACTATATTGATCTTTACTATCCACATCGCATCGATGTTTCAGTGCCAATCGAGGATACT ATGGGGGAGCTTAAGAAACTGGTGGAGGAAGGGAAGATAAAATATATTGGGTTATCAGAAGCTAGTGCAGACACAATAAGGAGAGCTCATGCGGTTCATCCCATCACTGCAGTACAAATGGAGTATGCCCTTTGGACCCGTGACATCGAAGATGAGATAGTTCCAGTTTGCCG CGAGCTAGGCATTGGAATAGTTGCATACTGCCCTCTTGGTCGTGGTTTCTTTGCTGGAAAGGCAGTTCTTGAGCCCTTGCCCCCGGAGAGTTTATTG CCAGCTTTCCTTCCAAGGTTCAGTGGGGAAAATCTAGAGAAGAACAAAAATCTTTATAGCAGACTTGCCATTCTGGCTGAAAAGCATGCCTGCACTACTGCTCAATTAGCTTTGGCATGGCTTCTGCATCAGGGCGAGGACATTTTCCCAATCCCAG GTACGACTAAAGTTGGGAACATTGATGACAACATTGGTTCCTTGTCCGTAAAGCTCTCTAAAGACGATCTCAAAGAAATTTGTGAGGCGGTGCCCTTTCATGAAGTTTTTGGCGAACGATCAGCACCTGCGCTTTCTcaattttcttggaaatttgCTAATACCCCATCAAAATAG
- the LOC121245864 gene encoding perakine reductase-like isoform X3 → MENRPIQIPRLELGRQGLEVSRLGFGCYGLSGVYNSPLSHEAGRAVIQEAFDRGVTFFDTSDLYGRNHDNEIMVGKALKQLPREKIQLATKFGLVKLDWDGHGQYVARGSPVYVRACCEASLKRLEVDYIDLYYPHRIDVSVPIEDTMGELKKLVEEGKIKYIGLSEASADTIRRAHAVHPITAVQMEYALWTRDIEDEIVPVCRELGIGIVAYCPLGRGFFAGKAVLEPLPPESLLPAFLPRFSGENLEKNKNLYSRLAILAEKHACTTAQLALAWLLHQGEDIFPIPGTTKVGNIDDNIGSLSVKLSKDDLKEICEAVPFHEVFGERSAPALSQFSWKFANTPSK, encoded by the exons ATGGAGAACCGCCCCATCCAAATCCCTCGACTGGAACTTGGCCGTCAGGGACTTGAG GTTTCTAGATTGGGCTTCGGGTGCTATGGACTATCCGGAGTATACAACAGTCCTCTTTCTCATGAAGCTGGACGGGCAGTTATTCAGGAAGCATTCGATAGGGGCGTCACCTTCTTTGATACGTCAGATCTCTATGGGCGTAATCATGATAATGAAATCATGGTTGGCAAG GCTTTGAAACAGCTTCCTAGAGAAAAAATTCAACTGGCTACTAAATTTGGCTTGGTCAAGTTAGACTGGGATGGACATGGTCAATATGTTGCTAGGGGCAGCCCTGTATACGTCCGGGCATGCTGTGAAGCCAGTCTTAAGCGGCTTGAGGTCGACTATATTGATCTTTACTATCCACATCGCATCGATGTTTCAGTGCCAATCGAGGATACT ATGGGGGAGCTTAAGAAACTGGTGGAGGAAGGGAAGATAAAATATATTGGGTTATCAGAAGCTAGTGCAGACACAATAAGGAGAGCTCATGCGGTTCATCCCATCACTGCAGTACAAATGGAGTATGCCCTTTGGACCCGTGACATCGAAGATGAGATAGTTCCAGTTTGCCG CGAGCTAGGCATTGGAATAGTTGCATACTGCCCTCTTGGTCGTGGTTTCTTTGCTGGAAAGGCAGTTCTTGAGCCCTTGCCCCCGGAGAGTTTATTG CCAGCTTTCCTTCCAAGGTTCAGTGGGGAAAATCTAGAGAAGAACAAAAATCTTTATAGCAGACTTGCCATTCTGGCTGAAAAGCATGCCTGCACTACTGCTCAATTAGCTTTGGCATGGCTTCTGCATCAGGGCGAGGACATTTTCCCAATCCCAG GTACGACTAAAGTTGGGAACATTGATGACAACATTGGTTCCTTGTCCGTAAAGCTCTCTAAAGACGATCTCAAAGAAATTTGTGAGGCGGTGCCCTTTCATGAAGTTTTTGGCGAACGATCAGCACCTGCGCTTTCTcaattttcttggaaatttgCTAATACCCCATCAAAATAG
- the LOC121245864 gene encoding perakine reductase-like isoform X1 — protein MENRPIQIPRLELGRQGLEIECQRRYHWKKARKSNLIITRLEKVSRLGFGCYGLSGVYNSPLSHEAGRAVIQEAFDRGVTFFDTSDLYGRNHDNEIMVGKVLIFNIYSFPKFEPKSSCIYDQCVIHASNKVLQALKQLPREKIQLATKFGLVKLDWDGHGQYVARGSPVYVRACCEASLKRLEVDYIDLYYPHRIDVSVPIEDTMGELKKLVEEGKIKYIGLSEASADTIRRAHAVHPITAVQMEYALWTRDIEDEIVPVCRELGIGIVAYCPLGRGFFAGKAVLEPLPPESLLPAFLPRFSGENLEKNKNLYSRLAILAEKHACTTAQLALAWLLHQGEDIFPIPGTTKVGNIDDNIGSLSVKLSKDDLKEICEAVPFHEVFGERSAPALSQFSWKFANTPSK, from the exons ATGGAGAACCGCCCCATCCAAATCCCTCGACTGGAACTTGGCCGTCAGGGACTTGAG ATCGAGTGTCAACGGAGATATCATTggaaaaaagcaagaaaaagcAATTTGATCATTACGAGACTGGAAAAA GTTTCTAGATTGGGCTTCGGGTGCTATGGACTATCCGGAGTATACAACAGTCCTCTTTCTCATGAAGCTGGACGGGCAGTTATTCAGGAAGCATTCGATAGGGGCGTCACCTTCTTTGATACGTCAGATCTCTATGGGCGTAATCATGATAATGAAATCATGGTTGGCAAGGTACTgatctttaatatatattcgTTTCCCAAGTTTGAACCTAAATCATCATGCATATACGATCAGTGTGTCATTCATGCATCCAACAAAGTCCTgcag GCTTTGAAACAGCTTCCTAGAGAAAAAATTCAACTGGCTACTAAATTTGGCTTGGTCAAGTTAGACTGGGATGGACATGGTCAATATGTTGCTAGGGGCAGCCCTGTATACGTCCGGGCATGCTGTGAAGCCAGTCTTAAGCGGCTTGAGGTCGACTATATTGATCTTTACTATCCACATCGCATCGATGTTTCAGTGCCAATCGAGGATACT ATGGGGGAGCTTAAGAAACTGGTGGAGGAAGGGAAGATAAAATATATTGGGTTATCAGAAGCTAGTGCAGACACAATAAGGAGAGCTCATGCGGTTCATCCCATCACTGCAGTACAAATGGAGTATGCCCTTTGGACCCGTGACATCGAAGATGAGATAGTTCCAGTTTGCCG CGAGCTAGGCATTGGAATAGTTGCATACTGCCCTCTTGGTCGTGGTTTCTTTGCTGGAAAGGCAGTTCTTGAGCCCTTGCCCCCGGAGAGTTTATTG CCAGCTTTCCTTCCAAGGTTCAGTGGGGAAAATCTAGAGAAGAACAAAAATCTTTATAGCAGACTTGCCATTCTGGCTGAAAAGCATGCCTGCACTACTGCTCAATTAGCTTTGGCATGGCTTCTGCATCAGGGCGAGGACATTTTCCCAATCCCAG GTACGACTAAAGTTGGGAACATTGATGACAACATTGGTTCCTTGTCCGTAAAGCTCTCTAAAGACGATCTCAAAGAAATTTGTGAGGCGGTGCCCTTTCATGAAGTTTTTGGCGAACGATCAGCACCTGCGCTTTCTcaattttcttggaaatttgCTAATACCCCATCAAAATAG